A window from Flavobacterium sp. 83 encodes these proteins:
- a CDS encoding transposase translates to MSRNYKFHNPEGLYFISFAVVGWLDVFTRNEYKDLFLESVAFCQKNKGLEIHAWCIMSNHVHLVFRSIKDQKPELMIGDLKRFTSQSIVKSIQENPRESRKEFLLDFFKKEAEKSSNVKHYQFWRHDNQPIELWSNAVIQQKIDYVHNNPVEGGLVYKAEDYVYSSAIDYSGQKGLIDDVVVFRMFGI, encoded by the coding sequence ATGAGTAGAAATTATAAATTTCATAATCCAGAGGGTTTGTACTTTATTAGTTTTGCGGTTGTAGGTTGGTTAGATGTATTTACTCGTAATGAGTACAAAGATTTATTTCTTGAAAGTGTAGCATTTTGTCAAAAAAATAAAGGATTAGAAATTCATGCTTGGTGTATTATGAGCAATCATGTGCATTTAGTTTTTAGGAGTATAAAGGATCAGAAGCCTGAATTAATGATTGGTGATTTAAAACGGTTTACCAGTCAATCAATTGTAAAAAGTATACAAGAAAACCCAAGAGAAAGCAGAAAAGAATTCTTATTGGATTTTTTTAAAAAAGAAGCTGAAAAAAGTTCAAATGTAAAACACTATCAATTTTGGCGTCATGATAATCAACCTATTGAGTTGTGGAGCAATGCCGTTATTCAACAAAAGATAGACTATGTACACAATAATCCTGTAGAAGGAGGCCTAGTTTATAAAGCAGAAGATTACGTTTACAGTAGTGCCATTGATTATTCAGGTCAAAAAGGATTAATTGATGATGTAGTTGTTTTTAGAATGTTTGGTATTTAA
- a CDS encoding M28 family metallopeptidase, with the protein MKKNVLSAVVLCSAYMLQAQNINKIIKIKDVTEIEKVLSADDMQGRRAFTPGIDKASAYIESEFKKIGLQTFNGAKDFKQEFSMTESKNVSLNVLIDGKAIDKDDVVSFSYQPQMAMTEKSDVQVVKINAGDKFGPKFYEYYQSAKNLLVLVDASFKSRIPNVKHIPQMTASPGGNTVVFVFGPTEATQFSIEGINTITKKALNNVVGVLKGKSKPNEYVVFSGHYDHLGVGSPAEGEQHDATDSIYNGANDDAAGTTAVIMLAKYFKKLNNNERTILFTTFVAEEIGGYGSQYFSKQLNPDQVMAMFNLEMIGTESKWGKNSAYITGFEKSNMGEILQKNLQGSAFKFYPDPYPEQQLFYRSDNATLAKLGVPAHTISTSKMDSEPNYHKASDEIETLDMDNMTEIIKAIAISSSSIINGKDTPSRVDSSALK; encoded by the coding sequence ATGAAAAAAAATGTTTTAAGTGCCGTTGTACTTTGCTCGGCCTATATGTTGCAGGCGCAGAACATCAATAAAATTATCAAAATAAAAGACGTTACCGAGATAGAGAAAGTGCTTTCGGCAGATGATATGCAAGGCCGCAGAGCGTTTACTCCCGGTATCGATAAGGCTTCCGCTTATATTGAGTCTGAATTTAAGAAAATAGGACTGCAAACATTTAACGGTGCGAAAGATTTCAAGCAGGAATTTTCTATGACGGAGTCTAAAAATGTTTCCTTAAATGTTTTAATCGATGGTAAAGCGATAGATAAAGACGATGTGGTTTCTTTTTCCTACCAACCACAAATGGCTATGACTGAAAAAAGTGATGTTCAGGTTGTAAAAATAAATGCCGGAGATAAATTTGGCCCGAAGTTTTACGAATATTACCAGAGCGCTAAAAACCTGTTGGTTCTTGTGGATGCTTCTTTTAAATCCCGAATCCCAAATGTGAAACACATTCCGCAAATGACTGCTAGTCCTGGAGGAAATACGGTGGTGTTTGTTTTTGGACCAACTGAAGCGACTCAGTTTTCAATAGAAGGCATCAATACCATTACAAAAAAAGCATTGAATAACGTAGTAGGCGTTTTGAAAGGCAAAAGCAAACCCAATGAATATGTGGTGTTTTCTGGACATTACGACCATCTGGGTGTGGGTTCGCCTGCAGAAGGAGAGCAACATGATGCAACGGATTCTATTTATAATGGCGCCAATGATGATGCCGCCGGAACTACAGCCGTAATCATGCTGGCCAAATATTTCAAGAAACTTAATAATAATGAGCGTACGATATTGTTTACCACATTTGTAGCAGAAGAAATAGGCGGTTATGGTTCTCAATATTTTTCGAAACAATTAAACCCGGATCAAGTTATGGCTATGTTTAACTTGGAGATGATTGGAACCGAATCAAAATGGGGTAAAAATTCGGCTTATATTACTGGTTTTGAGAAATCAAATATGGGTGAAATATTGCAGAAAAATTTACAGGGATCAGCGTTTAAATTTTATCCGGATCCTTATCCGGAACAACAATTATTCTATCGTTCCGATAACGCGACTCTGGCAAAACTGGGTGTTCCTGCACATACGATTTCTACGTCTAAAATGGACAGCGAACCGAATTACCACAAAGCAAGTGATGAAATAGAAACTTTGGATATGGATAACATGACTGAAATTATCAAAGCTATTGCCATCAGTTCTTCTAGTATCATTAACGGAAAAGATACACCGTCAAGAGTGGATAGCAGTGCTTTGAAATAG